A window of the Butyricimonas virosa genome harbors these coding sequences:
- a CDS encoding YfcC family protein: protein MLKKVPHTYTIVFSIIIICAILTWIIPGGEYARESVDVNGVERTVIVNDSFHEVAKSPQTWQVFSALFNGFEKQAGIIAFILIIGGAFWIMNNSKAIDVGIFSFLRSTQKLEHIGIIRKLGVNNIIITMVMLLFSCFGAIFGMSEETLAFVIIIVPLAISMGYDSLTGVCMVYVAAHVGFAGAILNPFTIGIAQGLSDLPLFSGFEYRVFCWAILNVIMITWVLRYAAKVKKNPKASLVYNLDSHWRQEKVDNTQEIEYKSYTSSWGVYLFILIGLVLFSCYFPRTTLSIGEHSSLTTFVVPALTILFALIGYFSLRKSFHFFILTILGFTILFLIVGVMGYGWYLPEISGLFLAMGILSGFAAKENADNIVKLFIAGVKDILSAALVVGLAGGIIIVLQEGHIIDPILHSLASLMSEAGRVLSLGIMYLIQTMINIIIPSGSAKAALTMPIMAPFSDVIGLSRQATVMAFQFGDGFTNMITPTSGVLIGALGIARIPYDIWVKFFWKFILLLVIIGFVLLIPTATMQLNGF from the coding sequence ATGCTAAAAAAAGTCCCACATACCTACACCATTGTATTCTCGATCATTATTATTTGTGCTATCCTAACCTGGATTATCCCGGGTGGAGAATATGCCCGAGAATCTGTCGATGTTAATGGCGTAGAACGAACCGTGATCGTGAACGATTCATTCCATGAGGTTGCAAAAAGCCCGCAAACATGGCAAGTGTTTTCAGCTCTTTTCAACGGGTTCGAAAAACAAGCCGGAATTATCGCTTTTATCCTAATCATCGGGGGTGCTTTCTGGATTATGAATAACAGCAAAGCTATTGACGTGGGTATTTTTTCCTTCTTACGTTCCACCCAAAAACTGGAACATATCGGAATTATCCGTAAACTAGGTGTCAATAACATCATCATCACGATGGTTATGCTCTTGTTCAGTTGTTTCGGGGCTATTTTCGGCATGAGCGAGGAAACGCTGGCTTTTGTCATTATCATCGTTCCCTTGGCCATATCCATGGGGTATGATTCTCTCACCGGAGTATGTATGGTCTATGTCGCCGCCCATGTTGGATTCGCAGGTGCTATCCTTAATCCCTTCACGATCGGGATCGCACAAGGATTATCAGACCTGCCGTTATTTTCCGGTTTCGAGTACCGGGTTTTCTGTTGGGCTATCCTTAACGTAATCATGATTACCTGGGTGTTACGCTATGCGGCGAAAGTCAAAAAGAATCCTAAAGCCTCACTCGTGTATAACCTAGATAGCCATTGGAGACAAGAAAAAGTGGACAATACGCAAGAAATTGAATACAAAAGTTACACCTCATCCTGGGGCGTCTATCTTTTTATTCTTATCGGACTTGTACTTTTCTCCTGTTATTTTCCCCGTACAACGTTATCCATCGGGGAACACTCCAGCCTAACCACATTTGTTGTCCCGGCATTAACCATACTATTTGCCCTAATCGGATATTTTTCTTTACGCAAATCTTTTCACTTCTTTATCTTAACAATTCTAGGCTTCACGATTCTTTTCCTAATTGTAGGAGTAATGGGTTACGGATGGTATCTGCCTGAAATATCCGGATTATTTCTTGCCATGGGAATCCTTTCCGGTTTTGCAGCAAAAGAAAATGCAGATAATATTGTCAAGCTTTTTATTGCTGGAGTGAAAGATATTCTTTCTGCCGCACTAGTGGTTGGTTTGGCCGGAGGTATCATCATTGTTTTACAAGAAGGTCATATCATCGACCCAATCCTTCACTCACTGGCAAGCTTGATGAGTGAGGCTGGGCGTGTACTTTCACTAGGTATCATGTATTTGATCCAAACCATGATCAACATCATCATCCCATCAGGTTCTGCCAAAGCAGCCCTTACCATGCCCATCATGGCTCCTTTTTCCGACGTGATCGGGTTATCCAGACAAGCTACCGTGATGGCTTTCCAATTCGGAGATGGGTTCACGAATATGATCACCCCGACTTCCGGCGTATTGATCGGAGCTTTGGGAATTGCCCGTATCCCTTACGATATTTGGGTGAAATTTTTCTGGAAATTTATCCTGCTACTTGTCATTATCGGTTTCGTACTATTAATTCCCACCGCAACCATGCAGTTGAATGGGTTTTAA
- a CDS encoding ATP-binding protein — MITGEKQDKVFTRDFFRKVGKAIHDYHLIEDGDRILVGVSGGKDSLALLEVLAMRAKDPKQNYTVIAAHIAVEDVAYEVDGEYLRGFCERLGVEYVYRTIRVDTTVNPKKPACFVCSWHRRKMLFDIAKEYDCKKLALGHHRDDAVESLLMSMMFNGTICSMPARLEMFKNTFTLIRPLIYLSNDETSRYAEMRQFKKQKKHCPHEKATNRDAVSKLLDQMEAISPHARSNLFAAMQNIREDYLP; from the coding sequence ATGATAACAGGTGAAAAACAAGATAAAGTATTTACCCGGGATTTCTTTCGAAAGGTAGGGAAAGCGATACATGACTATCATTTAATAGAGGATGGGGATCGGATTTTGGTGGGCGTATCGGGTGGTAAGGATTCGTTAGCGCTATTAGAGGTATTGGCCATGCGAGCCAAGGATCCGAAGCAAAATTACACGGTTATTGCGGCTCATATTGCGGTAGAGGATGTCGCTTATGAAGTGGATGGAGAGTATTTGAGGGGATTTTGTGAGCGTTTGGGGGTAGAGTATGTTTATCGTACTATTCGGGTAGATACTACCGTGAATCCCAAGAAACCAGCTTGCTTCGTGTGTTCATGGCACCGGCGTAAAATGCTTTTTGATATTGCCAAAGAATATGATTGTAAAAAATTAGCATTGGGGCATCACCGGGATGATGCCGTGGAGAGCCTTTTGATGAGCATGATGTTCAATGGGACGATTTGCAGTATGCCTGCCCGGTTGGAAATGTTCAAGAATACCTTTACGCTTATTCGTCCGTTAATCTATCTTTCGAATGACGAGACTTCACGTTATGCAGAAATGAGACAATTTAAAAAGCAGAAAAAACATTGTCCCCACGAAAAAGCAACTAACCGGGATGCCGTGAGTAAATTGCTTGATCAAATGGAAGCAATTTCTCCTCATGCTCGGAGTAATTTGTTTGCAGCAATGCAAAATATTCGGGAAGATTACTTGCCTTGA
- the greA gene encoding transcription elongation factor GreA encodes MTKKVSYVTKEGLKKLQDELDNLQNVERPKISKAIGEAIEKGDISENAEYDAAKDAQGLLEAKIAQLQDVISNCRIIDESQIDTSKVQILNKVTIKNIKTKATMTYTLVSESEADFKAGKLSITTPIAKALIGKKLGDKVEVQVPAGTMEFEIMDISI; translated from the coding sequence ATGACAAAGAAGGTATCTTATGTAACCAAAGAAGGGCTGAAAAAATTGCAGGATGAACTGGACAATCTGCAGAATGTAGAGCGCCCTAAGATTTCTAAGGCAATTGGAGAAGCCATTGAGAAAGGAGATATCTCCGAGAATGCAGAGTATGATGCAGCGAAAGATGCCCAGGGGCTATTGGAGGCTAAAATCGCTCAGCTACAAGATGTAATTTCGAACTGTCGGATCATTGACGAGTCACAAATCGATACGTCAAAAGTTCAGATATTAAATAAAGTGACAATCAAAAATATAAAAACAAAAGCTACGATGACTTATACTTTGGTGTCAGAAAGTGAAGCTGACTTCAAGGCAGGTAAGTTGTCGATCACGACTCCAATCGCAAAAGCGTTGATCGGTAAAAAGTTAGGCGATAAGGTAGAAGTTCAAGTACCGGCAGGGACGATGGAGTTTGAGATTATGGACATTTCCATTTAA
- a CDS encoding HIT family protein, with protein sequence MASIFTMIINGEIPSYKVAEDEHYYAFLDINPMQKGHTLVVPKREEDYLFDLSDEELAGMMVFAKKVAKAIKKSISCQRVGVAVVGLDVPHAHIHLVPLVEGNELNFSNPKKQFPKEEMEACAKLINSNL encoded by the coding sequence ATGGCTTCAATTTTCACGATGATTATTAACGGGGAGATTCCATCTTACAAGGTGGCCGAGGATGAACATTATTATGCATTCTTGGATATAAATCCCATGCAAAAGGGACACACGTTAGTGGTCCCGAAGAGAGAAGAAGACTATTTATTTGACCTGTCGGATGAAGAATTAGCCGGGATGATGGTATTTGCCAAAAAGGTGGCCAAAGCAATTAAGAAGAGTATTTCCTGCCAACGAGTGGGAGTGGCTGTAGTAGGATTGGATGTCCCGCACGCTCATATTCACTTGGTTCCTTTGGTTGAAGGTAACGAGTTGAATTTCTCTAACCCGAAGAAACAATTCCCGAAAGAGGAAATGGAAGCTTGTGCTAAGCTGATTAATAGCAATTTGTAA
- a CDS encoding PaaI family thioesterase: MERKKLYNAYEQHEGYNCFGCASGNEHGLRCEFYEEGEYITCHWMPRPEFQGFFHVLHGGIQATLIDEIACWNVFAKVKSAGVTVELITKYRATVYSDRGELFLRSRIVEQTSRLAKMHVELFNADGTLGSEADVVYRIFPENVARQRLGWTGIEAFHPEENK, from the coding sequence ATGGAAAGGAAAAAACTATACAACGCTTACGAGCAACACGAGGGATATAATTGTTTCGGTTGTGCATCCGGAAATGAACATGGTTTGCGCTGTGAATTTTATGAAGAAGGGGAATATATTACTTGTCATTGGATGCCCCGTCCCGAATTTCAAGGTTTTTTTCACGTGTTGCATGGTGGAATACAGGCAACATTGATTGATGAAATTGCGTGTTGGAACGTTTTTGCGAAAGTGAAAAGTGCGGGAGTCACGGTTGAACTGATTACAAAATATCGTGCTACGGTCTATTCAGATCGGGGAGAACTATTTCTGCGTTCCCGCATCGTGGAACAAACTTCCCGTTTAGCGAAAATGCACGTGGAACTATTTAATGCTGACGGGACATTGGGAAGTGAGGCTGATGTGGTTTATCGAATATTTCCGGAAAACGTGGCTCGTCAACGATTGGGATGGACGGGAATCGAGGCATTTCATCCCGAAGAAAACAAGTAA
- a CDS encoding HAD family hydrolase: MRYKNVVWDWNGTLLDDVKISVDTINVMLERKHLGKLTVEEYRSIFGFPVKPYYESIGFDFSQDDWEEVSRDFVNIYNDLAEKVELTPGIIPVLEGIKRKGIRQYVLSALKEDLLIGMLERFGIREYFEGVCGSNNIYADGKVARGMEMLQMFPIVPGETVMVGDTLHDAEVAETLGFDFRLYAGGHNSTERLAEKGIVLQRMEQLLSED; encoded by the coding sequence ATGAGATACAAGAATGTGGTTTGGGATTGGAATGGGACGTTGTTGGACGACGTGAAGATTAGCGTGGATACGATTAACGTGATGTTGGAGCGGAAACATTTGGGGAAGTTGACGGTAGAGGAATACCGGTCTATTTTCGGATTTCCCGTGAAGCCTTATTATGAATCGATTGGGTTTGATTTTAGTCAGGATGATTGGGAGGAGGTATCGAGAGATTTCGTGAATATTTATAATGATTTGGCGGAAAAAGTGGAATTGACACCCGGGATTATTCCCGTGCTGGAAGGGATAAAGAGGAAGGGCATACGCCAATATGTATTATCCGCATTGAAAGAAGATTTATTGATAGGAATGCTAGAGCGATTTGGTATTCGTGAATATTTTGAGGGTGTTTGCGGGTCAAATAATATTTATGCGGATGGTAAGGTGGCACGAGGCATGGAGATGTTACAGATGTTCCCGATTGTTCCGGGTGAGACGGTTATGGTCGGAGATACGCTGCATGATGCGGAAGTGGCAGAAACCTTGGGTTTTGATTTTAGGTTGTATGCCGGAGGGCATAATAGTACGGAACGGTTGGCGGAGAAAGGGATCGTGTTGCAACGGATGGAGCAACTTTTATCGGAAGACTAA
- a CDS encoding RNA polymerase sigma factor: MSTMDQLTARDDLGHLIKKHDQEAFHELYRTSFNKLQQYAMRYLYDWDDAEDLVQDAFLSLWSHPERYNETQPVFYYLLGIVKNNCLNYLRSLNIQYKHQDKIIEAMLFSSIEDPEIDEDIHERLEYILNSLPEKQREVLLLHVVEKKKVREIAEEMDIAETTVKTHFQRALSILRNNLKFILFGI; this comes from the coding sequence ATGTCAACGATGGATCAACTTACTGCACGAGATGACTTGGGGCACTTGATCAAAAAACATGATCAAGAGGCTTTTCATGAGTTATACCGAACGTCATTCAATAAGTTGCAGCAATACGCCATGCGTTATCTTTACGATTGGGATGACGCTGAAGACCTCGTACAGGATGCTTTTCTTTCCCTTTGGTCCCACCCCGAACGTTATAATGAAACACAACCCGTATTTTATTACTTATTAGGTATTGTCAAAAATAATTGCCTGAACTATCTCCGTTCTCTAAATATTCAATACAAACATCAAGATAAAATCATCGAGGCCATGCTATTTTCTAGTATTGAAGACCCGGAAATCGATGAAGATATCCACGAACGGCTGGAATATATTTTGAACTCCTTACCAGAGAAACAACGGGAAGTTCTCTTGCTACACGTTGTAGAGAAGAAAAAAGTTCGTGAAATCGCTGAAGAGATGGATATCGCAGAAACGACCGTGAAAACCCACTTCCAACGAGCATTATCCATCCTTAGAAATAATTTAAAATTTATCCTGTTCGGGATATAA
- a CDS encoding FecR domain-containing protein, with protein MDKKINISWDILVKRVRWGLTPEEESAFQEWLAQDKSHEVYFERVRKVWGAEEPTSSLKSNLSKVMTHFDAYVEKEKELRRRRIMRNVYWYAACLLVVLSVGGGMWFFAQHDEPVKEETNVAQDILPGGNKAIILLADGEEVDVEWLADSSRYKVDGIEVTTGEGKIRYKGKNDTKVEYNTIMIPRGGEYQVELSDGTKVWLNAETQLRIPTAFVGTERRVFLKGEAYFDVTKNDKQPFIVETNLGEVKVYGTQFNVKFYPEEKEIKATLVEGNIGFKSEEVAELKIKPGYQLRLVEGAKKPEVKLVKIYNEIAWKNKMFCFESERLESIMLKLERWYNVDIIFEDSGLKKFKFSGNLNRYDNIDKILHFFEEVFDVKFAVEENTIKVMRK; from the coding sequence ATGGATAAGAAAATTAATATTAGCTGGGACATTCTGGTGAAAAGAGTACGGTGGGGATTGACACCGGAAGAGGAGAGTGCGTTTCAGGAATGGCTGGCTCAAGATAAAAGTCATGAAGTATATTTTGAACGGGTGCGAAAGGTTTGGGGAGCAGAAGAGCCTACCTCTTCCTTGAAATCGAATCTGTCCAAAGTGATGACTCATTTTGATGCTTACGTGGAAAAGGAGAAAGAACTTCGCCGTCGTCGGATAATGCGGAATGTGTATTGGTATGCAGCCTGTCTACTGGTTGTTTTGAGTGTGGGGGGAGGAATGTGGTTCTTTGCCCAGCATGATGAACCGGTTAAGGAGGAAACGAATGTTGCCCAAGATATCCTTCCGGGAGGAAATAAAGCAATTATTCTGTTGGCCGATGGGGAAGAAGTGGATGTGGAATGGTTGGCAGATTCTAGCCGTTATAAAGTGGATGGGATAGAGGTTACGACGGGAGAGGGGAAGATTCGGTATAAGGGAAAAAATGATACAAAAGTAGAGTATAACACGATCATGATTCCGAGGGGGGGAGAGTACCAGGTGGAGTTGAGTGATGGAACAAAGGTTTGGTTAAATGCGGAAACCCAGTTAAGAATACCGACAGCGTTCGTGGGGACAGAGAGAAGGGTATTTTTAAAAGGAGAGGCTTATTTTGATGTGACGAAAAATGATAAACAACCTTTTATCGTGGAGACGAATTTGGGAGAGGTTAAGGTGTACGGAACACAGTTTAACGTGAAGTTCTATCCTGAAGAAAAAGAAATAAAGGCCACGTTGGTTGAAGGAAATATTGGTTTCAAGAGCGAAGAGGTGGCCGAGTTGAAAATAAAACCCGGTTATCAGTTAAGGTTGGTAGAGGGGGCTAAGAAACCCGAGGTGAAACTTGTGAAAATTTACAACGAGATTGCGTGGAAAAATAAAATGTTTTGTTTCGAGAGCGAGAGGTTGGAAAGCATTATGCTCAAATTGGAAAGATGGTATAACGTGGATATCATTTTTGAGGACTCGGGATTGAAAAAATTTAAGTTTTCAGGAAATCTGAATCGCTATGATAATATAGATAAGATACTACATTTTTTCGAGGAAGTGTTCGATGTTAAATTTGCAGTAGAAGAAAATACAATAAAAGTGATGAGAAAATAA